In Octopus bimaculoides isolate UCB-OBI-ISO-001 chromosome 26, ASM119413v2, whole genome shotgun sequence, the DNA window CTCCTTAGATCTCAAGCTTCTTAGGTACATGTTGAAtgcattttctttgtgtgtgtgtgtgtgtgtgtgtgtgtgcgtgtgtgtgtctgtgatagtgtgtgtgcgtgcgtgcgtgtggcatgtgtgtatgtgtgtagctatacatatgtatatatatatgtatttgcgatTTATGCCTGCATACGTCTGTATGTCCGCgcgtgtgtatggttgtatgcgtgtgaatataaatatacttgcatatgtttagctatctatcaacctatctatctatctagacacacacacacacacagtcacacacacacacatatatattcatgaatgcatgtacatagactcctatatgcacacatacacatgtgtttgtgcatagatAGGctttatgtctttgtgtatatataNNNNNNNNNNNNNNNNNNNNNNNNNNNNNNNNNNNNNNNNNNNNNNNNNNNNNNNNNNNNNNNNNNNNNNNNNNNNNNNNNNNNNNNNNNNNNNNNNNNNNNNNNNNNNNNNNNNNNNNNNNNNNNatatatatatatatatatatatatatatatatacatatatatacatacgtacatacgatgtgagtgtgtgtgtgtgtgtgagtgtgtgtgtgtgtgtgtacatgcgcttatgtgtttgtgtatggttttgcatgtatgagggatgtgtgtgtttatgtgtttcggTAAATGAAGTAGGTTTTAGGCGTAAATAAAACCTCTTTCGACAAAAAACTGATTAACTTTACGATGGGATTGTCTTTGAACAGACTCCCTTAACCGTTTGAGAATTACTATACATCCCCACTCACCCACCTCACTATCTTCTCTCTATTACTccttttcacacacaaacacacacacactcattttctcTACGgcgatttgtctgtctgtctgtctgtctgtctccttatTGGTTACTCTTTATAtcctgcctctctctccctctctgtctttgttctctctttctctctgtctctctctctcggtctttcTGTCGTTCTCTATATCAGTCGAACAAAAGCCTAATATCGTACTGTATATGCTAtgtgttatatttatgtgttcatatgcctttatatagatgtgcatatatgcgtatcgatatatgcacgtatagatatacacataaacatacttatgtacatgtatatgtatttatatgcgtttacatatatatatatatatatatatatatatatatatatatatatatatatatatatatatatatatatatataactacagatatggatgcatatatatttgtatatgtatacacgcacacaaacacatatatacacacatacatatgtctacgcGGTTTAAGAAAAAGTTCCCGggctagttctgtagcgcaccaacagatgacagcacacaGTCGTATGCGCACTGAGAGCTTGCAGGAACCTTTATAAGGTAGCGTAGCGAGTGATATTGCTGTGCTTACTTTGCAAGTTGcaaaatttatgattttctgATCCTGTGTATGCTGTTGTCCTCGATTTTGTCATGAGCCAACGTGCCATTTTGCCTTAAGTTTGCGAAGTCAACTACAGGGAAATTAAACATGCGTCGGCAAGCTTACAGCGACGGGACGACGGGTCGTACGCAATATATCGAGTGGCACGGGCGTTTTAAAACCGGTAAAACGTCCCTGAAAGACGTTGAGCGATCTGAAACACCTGCCACGAACGCTACCCCCGGAAATGTGAAGAAATGTCATAAGTTTATGCATGAGGATCACCGGAGAGCAATCAacgatattgttgatgttgttgctctgTCGTATGGGTCCGTGCAGGCAATCTTAATGTCTGAATTAAACATGCGGCAAGTCTCTGCTAAGTTTCTTCTCCGCCTGTTGACCACCGAGCAGAAAGATCATCGCGTCGAAATCTATCAAGACCTCCGTCAGCGCTCCGGTGATGACCCACCCTTCATACCGAGGATCATCACCGCTGACGAGAGGTGGGTCTACGGCTGCGAACCTGAGACTTGAGCACCAGTCGTTACAATGGAAGCGCCTTTCATCTCCACGACCGAAGAAGGCACGACAGAGCCGCAGCTCAATTAAGAGTCTTGTGCATCGGGAATTCGTTCTCCAAGGCCAGATCGTCactcgagagttctactgcatcGTTTTGAAACGTTTAAGGGAAGGCATTCAGCGAAaacgaccggatctgtggagcgcaaaAATTCGGATTCTTCACGACAACAATGCACTCTGTCACCGAGCACTCCTCGCTCGTCAGTTTCTCGGCTAAAACAGCACGGTATGGGTTCCACGCAGGCCCTAtacgccagatttagcacctacgGACAAACGTTATATGCAAGAGAGAAACCAAATAAaaagtatgcgtatatatgtatacacacatatatatatatatatatgtgagtgtgtgtatatgtgtacttggtgtgtgtgtgcttgtgcgcgtaCACACAAAGTGAGAGGGGAAACGTATTCAATACTCTGTACGTTTCCAAGATGACGATGCCGCTCAAGGTCTCCGTTTTAGTACCTCTGTCGAAATATCCTCAACTTACTTATAGAAAACGACTTCCCGGCCGGATTCAAAAAGTAGCAGGAACGCTGGAACAGGTGTAGTGCTGCGCAAGGCGACTATTTTTTATATTAAGCATAACTAATCCGGGAACTTTGTGATACCATctcgtatctatatacatacaagtaccatatatatatgtgtgtgtgtgtgtgtgtgtgtgtgtgtgtgtatatatatatatatatatacgtgtatataatatgtgtgtatatataatatNNNNNNNNNNNNNNNNNNNNNNNNNNNNNNNNNNNNNNNNNNNNNNNNNNNNNNNNNNNNNNNNNNNNNNNNNNNNNNNNNNNNNNNNNNNNNNNNNNNNNNNNNNNNNNNNNNNNNNNNNNNNNNNNNNNNNNNNNNNNNNNNNNNNNNNNNNNNNNNNNNNNNNNNNNNNNNNNNNNNNNNNNNNNNNNNNNNNNNNNNatatatatgtatacattcatatatatatatgtatacatttatatatatacacacatacattcatgtgtgtgtgattgtatgcagtCTTCATTATCTCTATAAATTGTTGGTTTCATACATAATCCGTTGATGTGACGTTGCGATATCCCACTTCAAGTTGAAAATGATGACGGCTTATGGGACTGGACGATGTGTGGAGAAGGTTGGAGAATTAAACAAGGCAGAAACGTTTCCGTGACAGGAAAAATAGCGGATTAATGACAACCGTTATATGCAAGAGACAAACCAAataaaatgtgtgcgtatatatgtatacacatatatatatatatatgttagtgtgtgtatatgtgtactaggtgtgtgtatatgtgtactagGTNNNNNNNNNNgtgtgtgtgtgtgtgtgtgtgtgtgtgtgtgtgtgtgtgtgtgtgtgtgtgtgtgcacgtacacacagagtGAGGGAAACGTACTCAATGATCCGTACGTAATTAAAGCTATGAAACCTTATTGTTATGTGAAATACAGaaacagcataataataataataataataataataataataataataatttcttttattcgccTCAGGGGCATATATGGGACCGACAACAATTGTGTGAGAATTTAcataaaagatggagagaaagaaatggcgAATGCGGTAAaagtataatacaataataataataatcttttctactaaaggcataaagcctgaaattttggaagtgaGGActaatcgataacatcgaccccagcgtttcactggcacttaattctttgactctgaaagaataaaaagtaaagtcgacctcgatggaatttgaactcagaacgtaaggacgggtGCAAAACcgttcagcattttgtccagctaacggttctgccagctcaccgacttcttagaattactactactacaactactactactactactaataataataataataataataataataataataattttaacaaaaggccagaaatttcgggcgaGGGGGTAAGTCTATTATACCCACCCCCTAgtgttcaattagtacttatttaatggaccagggaaaagatgaaaggtaatgtcatcggcgggattagaactcagaatgtaaatacggagaaaattgccgctaagcatttcatccggcgtgctaacgtttctgccagcaatCTACGTTAATTTTTTACCCATATATTGCTGCACAAACGTATAGTGAGGAGTCAAATGTAAATCTGACAATATCAGTCAGATTTTTGGTCGAATCTTCAGCTATGAATGTACAGCTGACTGTGTCATTACTTTAACTTATTTTCACTCGAGAGTAATTTTCCTGATATATCCCGCAGAGTTTCGACGATGGACAACATTTAGTTCATTTCAGTCCTTCCGGAAgcagatcaattttttttttttttttcataatttccttTTTACTCGCGTCGGTCATCGGACTatagcaatgctggggcaccaaatTGAAaggtctaataaaaaaaataaagaaaaacaaatcgaTCGCAGAACTGTTACGTTTTCTATCTACCTGTTTTGCAGACCTTCTAACTGAGATCAACGtgaacaagccaacaccggttttcaaccGGTGGTGGGAcgagaaacagaaacaaagaggTGCAAAGCATGGATGCAGGACAACGATtgcagcaaataaaagataaatgataaaaaccaCACATTTATTGCTCATGATATTTTACGAATATCTCACGGTCATATTCCCATACACAATATCACACGTTAATACAAAACAGATAACTTATAAAAATAGCATGTTTAACATTACATGTATTCCTGCGCTTAATACCCATGGAATACCTCAACTCGCTATCAGaattatgcatgcgtatatatggcATTATCGCACAtttatgcgaatgtgtgtgtgtgtgtgtgtgtgtgtgtgtgtgcgtgagcgtgtgtgtgtgtctgtgcgtgcgtatgcatgtatgtgcatatatatatatgtatatatgtgtgtttatatatgtatatatatatatgtatatatatatatacatgtatgtgtatatatatatatatgtatatatatatatatgtatatatattcatgNNNNNNNNNNNNNNNNNNNNNNNNNNNNNNNNNNNNNNNNNNNNNNNNNNNNNNNNNNNNNNNNNNNNNNNNNNNNNNNNNNNNNNNNNNNNNNNNNNNNNNNNNNNNNNNNNNNNNNNNNNNNNNNNNNNNNNNNNNNNNNNNNNNNNNNNNNNNNNNNNNNNNNNNNNNNNNNNNNNNNNNNNNNNNNNNNNNNNNNNNNNNNNNNNNNNNNNNNNNNNNNNNNNNNNNNNNNNNNNNNNNNNNNNNNNNNNNNNNNNNNNNNNNNNNNNNNNNNNNNNNNNNNNNNNNNNNNNNNNNNNNNNNNNNNNNNNNNNNNNNNNNNNNNNNNNNNNNNNNNNNNNNNNNNNNNNNNNNNNNNNNNNNNNNNNNNNNNNNNNNNNNNNNNNNNNNNNNNNNNNNNNNNNNNNNNNNNNNNNNNNNNNNNNNNNNNNNNNNNNNNNNNNNNNNNNNNNNNNNNNNNNNNNNNNNNNNNNNNNNNNNNNNNNNNNNNNNNNNNNNNNNNNNNNNNNNNNNNNNNNNNNNNNNNNNNNNNNNNNNNNNNNNNNNNNNNNNNNNNNNNNNNNNNNNNNNNNNNNNNNNNNNNNNNNNNNNNNNNNNNNNNNNNNNNNNNNNNNNNNNNNNNNNNNNNNNNNNNNNNNNNNNNNNNNNNNNNNNNNNNNNNNNNNNNNNNNNNNNNNNNNNNNNNNNNNNNNNNNNNNNNNNNNNNNNNNNNNNNNNNNNNNNNNNNNNNNNNNNNNNNNNNNNNNNNNNNNNNNNNNNNNNNNNNNNNNNNNNNNNNNNNNNNNNNNNNNNNNNNNNNNNNNNNNNNNNNNNNNNNNNNNNNNNNNNNNNNNNNNNNNNNNNNNNNNNNNNNNNNNNNNNNNNNNNNNNtttttatttgtgtatttataatttttgtctccttatatctatttatttattcttttttttttgcgtccATTACACCCAATAATATCTCGGAAAAATGTAATCCATTAGAACTATAAGCCATCAATCCATTAGCGTATCCATTAAAATGATAGAATTAACGTAATGGATTTCGTGCGAGTATCTCGAAGagaattataatattttgttaaataggaaaaaaaaaatatatatatatataaagaaaagcaagaaaatgttattaaaaaaaacaagaagaaaaatggcGGAAAGTTGTGCGCATCCCGAAATTTCGagtaattcttttaaaatattaatatatctgtgATATGTGTTTCTACATATCATATTATTTACCCCACGCCACCCTCAGGTTATTTGGTTTGTAAGTGCAAAACACAAGTGGCCGTTGTGCTGTTCGGGAATCCCAGCTTAAATATTAAAGCACATTGGTATCTCAGGAAAGACGTGTGAAAACGCCACAATGATACGGTTGTATAATGTTCAGTTTGACgcgttcgtatatatatgtgtctatgtatgtatatgtgcttatatatatatatatttgtgagtcaatgtttgtatgtaaacaaatgtgtgtgtatatatatatatgtgtgtgtgtgtttgtgtatgtgtgtgtatgtgcgtgtatgtatgtatgtatatatatatgtgtgtgtgtgtgtgcgtgtatgcatgtatatatatgtgtgtttatatgtatattttacatacacacacacacacacacacacacatatatNNNNNNNNNNNNNNNNNNNNNNNNNNNNNNNNNNNNNNNNNNNNNNNNNNNNNNNNNNNNNNNNNNNNNNNNNNNNNNNNNNNNNNNNNNNNNNNNNNNNNNNNNNNNNNNNNNNNNNNNNNNNNNNNNNNNNNNNNNNNNNNNNNNNNNNNNNNNNNNNNNNNNNNNNNNNNNNNNNNNNNNNNNNNNNNNNNNNNNNNNNNNNNNNNNNNNNNNNNNNNNNNNNNNNNNNNNNNNNNNNNNNNNNNNNNNNNNNNNNNNNNNNNNNNNNNNNNNNNNNNNNNNNNNNNNNNNNNNNNNNNNNNNNNNNNNNNNNNNNNNNNNNNNNNNNNNNNNNNNNNNNNNNNNNNNNNNNNNNNNNNNNNNNNNNNNNNNNNNNNNNNNNNNNNNNNNNNNNNNNNNNNNNNNNNNNNNNNNNNNNNNNNNNNNNNNNNNNNNNNNNNNNNNNNNNNNNNNNNNNNNNNNNNNNNNNNNNNNNNNNNNNNNNNNNNNNNNNNNNNNNNNNNNNNNNNNNNNNNNNNNNNNNNNNNNNNNNNNNNNNNNNNNNNNNNNNNNNNNNNNNNNNNNNNNNNNNNNNNNNNNNNNNNNNNNNNNNNNNNNNNNNNNNNNNNNNNNNNNNNNNNNNNNNNNNNNNNNNNNNNNNNNNNNNNNNNNNNNNNNNNNNNNNNNNNNNNNNNNNNNNNNNNNNNNNNNNNNNNNNNNNNNNNNNNNNNNNNNNNNNNNNNNNNNNNNNNNNNNNNNNNNNNNNNNNNNNNNNNNNNNNNNNNNNNNNNNNNNNNNNNNNNNNNNNNNNNNNNNNNNNNNNNNNNNNNNNNNNNNNNNNNNNNNNNNNNNNNNNNNNNNNNNNNNNNNNNNNNNNNNNNNNNNNNNNNNNNNNNNNNNNNNNNNNNNNNNNNNNNNNNNNNNNNNNNNNNNNNNNNNNNNNNNNNNNNNNNNNNNNNNNNNNNNNNN includes these proteins:
- the LOC106869463 gene encoding protein GVQW3-like; translated protein: MRRQAYSDGTTGRTQYIEWHGRFKTGKTSLKDVERSETPATNATPGNVKKCHKFMHEDHRRAINDIVDVVALSYGSVQAILMSELNMRQVSAKFLLRLLTTEQKDHRVEIYQDLRQRSGDDPPFIPRIITADERWVYGCEPET